The Sporosarcina luteola genome contains a region encoding:
- a CDS encoding PKD domain-containing protein: MRLGPINPFDGFPIWYKDENGLRLQLNVDPTDPFSGIASADLPAPTQPVSFPDNYPDEGFYLLAEAEMTTGTGERARLVLALEAAFVNEVPRDTEQIVFARVRVRVDGLQANAQYTVTHPYGVDTFIAEADPRNPTVGEINFTEDFGGMNGVDFDVVLNSRVQPFLQWDPAVAPAAPAGYIGDPNVLHPIIGSPFVDQSGQPQNYFRIEGPGIGIGSPDRSTTPGFDPDHCIETRNFSLLGKISTISGVDVPRATYTQTAEDVGVIDVFATSDDTDQLIQVTGTGLDPTVLAGSNGLYFARVQFTGNRPPSSITVTNVSDEPDSRKDVAPIDFITASANFDIDSQNLTIQAVSSDAVGTPTLSAEDFGLGELIIPSAGLTMNLPSAPATVTIRSTAGGSRTIPVTVNGTPSPPAPIAANAGDDATVLFGATVTLNGSGSTGTITSFTWTQLAGTPVALLDEDTLTPSFIAPDTTETLIFQLTVIGEEGTSTDQVHIHVVNSTPTPTGTITVTRAEFRTRDAEWRITGTSDVLGTGAAISIYIGNEASGVLLAQVPVDALGEWGFRVEGSTIQPDETRAISIQSSSGGTLPSVPITIRR, translated from the coding sequence ATGAGACTTGGCCCCATCAATCCGTTTGATGGTTTTCCAATTTGGTATAAGGATGAAAATGGCTTGCGCCTCCAATTGAACGTTGACCCGACTGATCCATTCTCGGGCATTGCATCCGCTGATTTACCCGCACCTACACAACCTGTATCTTTTCCCGACAACTATCCGGATGAGGGATTTTATCTACTCGCAGAAGCGGAAATGACGACAGGCACCGGGGAAAGGGCAAGGCTCGTGTTGGCGCTGGAAGCTGCATTTGTGAATGAAGTGCCAAGGGATACTGAACAAATCGTGTTTGCAAGAGTCCGCGTACGTGTCGACGGTTTACAAGCCAATGCACAATACACCGTCACTCACCCGTATGGAGTTGACACGTTTATAGCAGAAGCCGATCCTCGTAATCCGACAGTCGGAGAGATCAATTTCACGGAAGACTTTGGAGGAATGAACGGCGTAGACTTTGACGTTGTATTGAATAGCCGTGTCCAACCTTTTCTGCAATGGGATCCGGCTGTCGCACCAGCAGCTCCCGCAGGATACATCGGTGATCCGAACGTGCTTCACCCCATTATCGGAAGTCCATTTGTCGACCAGTCCGGGCAACCACAAAACTATTTCCGCATTGAAGGTCCCGGCATCGGAATCGGCTCGCCAGATCGTTCCACCACACCGGGGTTTGATCCGGACCACTGCATTGAGACGAGAAACTTCAGTCTGCTAGGTAAAATTTCCACAATTTCCGGTGTCGATGTCCCAAGGGCAACGTACACCCAAACCGCTGAGGATGTTGGGGTCATCGATGTGTTTGCTACTTCCGACGATACCGATCAATTGATACAAGTGACAGGGACAGGGCTTGACCCTACCGTATTAGCAGGAAGCAATGGACTGTATTTTGCGAGAGTCCAATTTACCGGAAACCGTCCACCTAGTTCGATTACCGTTACAAATGTGAGCGATGAGCCGGACAGCCGTAAAGATGTGGCACCCATCGACTTCATTACAGCTTCTGCAAACTTTGATATCGATTCGCAAAACCTGACGATCCAAGCAGTTTCCAGTGACGCAGTCGGTACGCCAACATTATCCGCAGAAGACTTTGGACTTGGGGAACTCATCATTCCATCGGCCGGGCTTACGATGAATCTCCCATCTGCCCCCGCCACTGTGACAATTCGCTCTACAGCTGGTGGGAGTCGAACAATCCCGGTAACCGTCAACGGTACTCCGTCTCCACCAGCCCCAATTGCAGCAAACGCCGGGGATGATGCGACTGTGCTTTTCGGCGCAACGGTGACACTGAACGGCTCCGGTTCAACGGGCACGATAACTTCATTTACTTGGACACAACTGGCAGGTACACCCGTTGCACTACTAGACGAAGATACGTTAACCCCCTCTTTCATAGCCCCTGACACAACAGAGACGCTAATCTTTCAATTAACGGTCATCGGTGAAGAAGGTACATCCACCGATCAAGTGCACATCCATGTGGTTAATTCCACCCCGACACCTACAGGTACTATAACGGTCACCCGGGCAGAATTCCGGACACGGGATGCAGAATGGAGAATTACCGGAACCTCGGATGTGTTAGGTACTGGTGCCGCTATTTCAATCTACATCGGAAATGAAGCTTCAGGTGTTCTTCTTGCTCAAGTGCCGGTCGACGCACTTGGCGAATGGGGATTCCGCGTCGAGGGGTCTACTATCCAACCGGATGAAACGAGGGCAATCTCCATCCAATCCAGCTCCGGCGGCACACTTCCATCTGTACCCATTACGATTCGCAGATGA